A genomic stretch from Rhinatrema bivittatum chromosome 9, aRhiBiv1.1, whole genome shotgun sequence includes:
- the LOC115099646 gene encoding P2Y purinoceptor 3-like: MEETTVWLLLNTTSSAICPLNENYKHILLPLVYSLVFLLGLPLNGAVLWLACCRTKDWTCSTIYLVNLALADLLYVCALPLLVINYALRDFWPFGELLCRLERYLFYANLYGSILFLTCISVHRFLGVCYPIQFIHFRTRKLAILGTTIAWIVVAIELLPTFLYARTGTRNSRAVCYDLTSPDNFGNYFAYGITLTVTGFLLPFCIISLCCGLMIRSLIQTDEASGVDTGLRSKAIRTILLIFGLFVVSFLPFHITRTIYLFVRVYSIGNCSLLQRVSISYKIWRPLVSCNSCFNPLLYFLTSNKNKTRLLHELHRDKVDPCLKGNS; encoded by the coding sequence ATGGAGGAAACAACAGTATGGCTCCTCCTGAACACCACTTCTTCAGCTATTTGCCCGCTTAACGAGAATTACAAGCACATTTTACTGCCCCTGGTTTACAGCCTGGTGTTCCTGCTGGGGCTCCCCCTGAATGGGGCCGTGCTCTGGCTCGCCTGCTGCCGCACTAAGGACTGGACCTGCAGCACCATCTACCTGGTAAACCTggccctggctgacctcctctaCGTCTGCGCCCTGCCCTTGCTCGTCATCAACTATGCCCTGCGGGACTTCTGGCCCTTTGGAGAGCTGCTCTGCAGGCTGGAGCGCTACCTCTTCTACGCAAACCTGTACGGCAGCATCCTCTTTCTGACCTGCATCAGCGTCCACCGCTTCCTGGGGGTGTGCTACCCCATCCAATTCATCCACTTCAGGACGCGAAAGCTGGCCATCTTGGGCACCACCATTGCCTGGATAGTGGTGGCCATCGAGCTGCTGCCCACGTTTCTTTACGCTCGCACAGGTACCAGAAATAGCAGGGCAGTGTGCTACGATCTGACCAGCCCCGACAACTTTGGCAACTATTTTGCCTATGGCATAACTCTGACCGTGACCGGCTTCCTGCTCCCTTTTTGCATCATATCCCTGTGCTGTGGCCTGATGATAAGAAGCCTGATCCAGACCGACGAGGCCAGTGGTGTGGACACCGGCCTCCGATCCAAGGCTATCCGCACCATTCTGCTTATCTTTGGCCTCTTTGTGGTCTCCTTTCTGCCCTTTCACATCACCCGCACAATCTATCTCTTCGTCCGTGTGTATAGCATAGGGAACTGCTCCCTCTTACAAAGAGTCAGCATTTCTTACAAGATCTGGAGGCCCTTGGTGAGCTGCAACAGCTGCTTTAATCCACTTTTATACTTTCTGACCAGTAATAAAAACAAGACCCGTCTCCTCCATGAACTACACCGAGACAAAGTGGATCCATGTCTTAAGGGCAACAGTTGA